From the genome of Helicobacter pylori, one region includes:
- the rpmA gene encoding 50S ribosomal protein L27 — MAHKKGQGSTQNNRDSAGRRLGVKKFGSEFVRAGNIIVRQRGTKMHPGNNVGMGKDHTLYALIDGVVKFEHKDRNRKKVSVVSQNFGE, encoded by the coding sequence ATGGCACACAAGAAAGGTCAAGGGAGCACGCAGAATAACAGAGATTCTGCAGGAAGACGCTTAGGCGTGAAAAAATTTGGCTCAGAGTTTGTGAGAGCAGGGAATATTATCGTGCGCCAAAGAGGCACTAAAATGCATCCAGGTAATAATGTGGGCATGGGGAAAGACCATACCTTATACGCGCTCATAGATGGCGTTGTGAAGTTTGAGCATAAAGACAGAAACCGCAAGAAGGTTTCTGTGGTTAGTCAAAATTTTGGGGAGTAG
- a CDS encoding ABC transporter permease, producing MLSFIIKRILWAIPTLFGVSIIVFMMVHLVPGDPALVILGEKANQAAIDALREQFGLNKPLIEQYFFFINNVLHGNFGTSIMTGEPVMHEFLQRFPATVELALIALFMALVLGISVGVLAAIKRYSVFDYSSMTFALAGISMPVFWLGLMLIYIFSVQLGWLPVFGRLSDVYYLDGPTGFYLIDSLIARDYGAFVDTIKHLILPSIVLATVSTAVIARMTRASMAEVSKEDYVRTAKAKGCSSFRVIFVHTLRNALIPVTTIAGLMLAGLLGGSMITETVFSWPGIGKWIVNALNQRDFPIIQSMSLIIAMMYIGANLLVDILYAFIDPRIRLS from the coding sequence ATGCTGAGTTTTATCATCAAGCGTATTTTGTGGGCGATCCCCACGCTGTTTGGGGTGAGTATCATTGTGTTTATGATGGTGCATTTAGTGCCAGGAGATCCGGCGTTAGTGATTTTAGGCGAAAAGGCCAATCAAGCCGCTATTGACGCTTTAAGGGAACAATTTGGTTTGAATAAGCCCTTGATAGAGCAGTATTTTTTCTTTATCAATAATGTGTTACATGGCAATTTTGGCACTTCTATCATGACCGGTGAGCCTGTGATGCATGAATTTTTGCAACGATTCCCGGCTACGGTGGAATTGGCTTTGATCGCTCTGTTTATGGCTCTTGTTTTAGGTATCAGTGTTGGCGTGTTAGCCGCAATCAAACGCTATAGCGTATTTGATTATTCCAGCATGACTTTCGCTTTAGCCGGGATTTCTATGCCGGTGTTTTGGCTAGGGCTCATGCTGATTTATATCTTTAGCGTGCAATTGGGGTGGTTGCCTGTTTTTGGGCGCTTGAGCGATGTGTATTATTTAGATGGCCCCACAGGTTTTTATTTGATAGACAGCTTGATCGCAAGGGATTATGGGGCGTTTGTGGATACCATCAAGCACTTGATTTTGCCTAGCATTGTGTTAGCCACGGTTTCTACCGCTGTTATTGCCAGAATGACTCGCGCGAGCATGGCGGAAGTGTCTAAAGAAGATTATGTGCGCACCGCTAAAGCTAAGGGGTGTAGCTCCTTTAGGGTGATTTTTGTGCACACTTTGCGTAACGCCTTAATCCCTGTAACGACTATCGCAGGCTTGATGTTGGCCGGGCTTTTAGGGGGGAGCATGATAACTGAAACGGTTTTCTCATGGCCTGGGATTGGTAAGTGGATCGTTAATGCGCTCAACCAGCGCGATTTCCCGATTATCCAGTCCATGTCTTTGATTATTGCCATGATGTATATTGGGGCTAATCTTTTGGTGGATATTTTATACGCTTTTATTGATCCCAGAATAAGGTTGTCATAA
- a CDS encoding ABC transporter permease produces the protein MESFREFIQQFKKNKAAVVGTWIVLLLVVCAIFAPLLAPHDPYAQNAQDRLLKPIWEHGGNAKYLLGTDDLGRDILSRLIYGARISLTIGIVSMGIAVFFGTILGLIAGYFGGKTDAIIMRIMDIMFALPSILLIVIVVAVLGPSLTNAMLAIGFVGIPGFARLVRSSVLGEKEKEYVIASKINGSSHLRLMCKVIFPNCIIPLIVQTTMGFASTVLEAAALSFLGLGAQPPKPEWGAMLINSMQYIATAPWMLVFPGVMIFLTVMSFNLVGDGIMDALDPKRAS, from the coding sequence ATGGAGTCTTTTAGAGAGTTTATCCAACAATTCAAAAAAAATAAGGCGGCAGTAGTTGGCACATGGATTGTGCTTTTATTGGTGGTTTGCGCGATTTTTGCGCCCCTTTTGGCTCCGCATGACCCTTATGCACAAAACGCGCAGGATCGCCTTTTAAAACCCATATGGGAGCATGGGGGGAATGCTAAATACCTTTTAGGCACCGATGATTTGGGGCGCGATATTTTGAGCCGCTTGATCTATGGGGCTAGGATTTCTTTGACCATAGGGATTGTTTCTATGGGGATTGCGGTGTTTTTTGGCACGATACTAGGACTAATAGCGGGGTATTTTGGGGGGAAAACAGATGCAATTATCATGCGTATCATGGACATTATGTTCGCTTTGCCTTCTATTTTATTGATCGTGATTGTGGTCGCTGTGTTAGGGCCTTCGCTCACTAACGCCATGCTCGCTATCGGGTTTGTAGGGATTCCTGGATTTGCAAGATTGGTGCGTAGTTCCGTGTTGGGCGAAAAAGAAAAAGAATATGTGATCGCTTCTAAAATCAATGGCTCTTCGCATCTTCGTTTGATGTGTAAGGTGATCTTCCCTAATTGCATTATCCCTTTAATCGTGCAAACAACAATGGGTTTTGCTTCCACGGTTTTAGAAGCGGCCGCACTGAGCTTCTTAGGTCTTGGGGCCCAACCTCCCAAACCTGAATGGGGAGCGATGCTTATTAACTCCATGCAATATATCGCTACCGCTCCTTGGATGCTTGTTTTCCCTGGGGTGATGATTTTTTTAACGGTTATGAGTTTTAATTTGGTAGGCGATGGCATCATGGATGCTTTAGATCCTAAACGCGCCTCTTAA
- a CDS encoding ABC transporter ATP-binding protein, with protein sequence MILEVKDLKTYFFTDKGVNKAVDGVSFGLKKSQTLCIVGESGSGKSITSLSILGLIEKPGQIVGGSIQFLGQDLLQLKEKQMQKEIRGKKIGMIFQEPMTSLNPSYTVGFQINEVLKIHHPNLNKKERLERVVYELERVGIPHAGDKYHEYPFNLSGGQRQRVMIAMAMVCEPEILIADEPTTALDVTIQAQILELMKELQQKKGTSILFITHDLGVVAQIADEVVVMYKGHVVEQASAKELFADPRHPYTKALLSAIPKPGKEYRKKRLETVDESIDYLSFQKELR encoded by the coding sequence ATGATTTTAGAAGTTAAAGATTTAAAAACTTATTTTTTCACCGATAAGGGCGTGAATAAAGCAGTGGATGGCGTGAGTTTTGGCTTGAAAAAGTCTCAAACGCTCTGCATTGTAGGGGAGAGCGGGAGCGGGAAAAGCATCACTTCGCTTTCTATTTTAGGGCTTATTGAAAAACCCGGTCAAATTGTGGGGGGGAGCATTCAATTTTTAGGGCAGGATTTGTTGCAGCTCAAAGAAAAGCAAATGCAAAAAGAAATCAGGGGTAAAAAAATTGGCATGATCTTTCAAGAGCCTATGACAAGCTTAAACCCTTCCTACACGGTGGGGTTTCAAATCAATGAAGTGTTGAAAATCCACCACCCTAACCTTAATAAAAAAGAACGCTTAGAAAGGGTGGTCTATGAGTTAGAGCGCGTAGGCATTCCCCATGCAGGGGATAAATACCACGAATACCCTTTCAATCTCAGTGGAGGGCAGCGCCAAAGGGTGATGATCGCTATGGCTATGGTGTGTGAGCCTGAAATCTTGATCGCTGATGAGCCTACGACGGCGTTAGATGTAACCATTCAAGCACAGATTTTAGAATTGATGAAAGAGTTGCAACAAAAAAAAGGCACTTCTATTTTGTTTATCACCCATGATTTAGGCGTGGTGGCGCAAATCGCTGATGAAGTGGTGGTGATGTATAAAGGGCATGTGGTGGAGCAAGCGAGCGCCAAAGAGCTTTTTGCTGATCCAAGACACCCTTATACGAAAGCTCTTTTAAGCGCGATCCCTAAACCGGGCAAAGAATACCGCAAAAAACGCTTAGAAACCGTGGATGAAAGTATAGATTATTTGAGTTTTCAAAAGGAGTTACGATGA
- a CDS encoding ABC transporter ATP-binding protein — protein sequence MKLLEIKELKKTYAIDRGLFKSKRVICALNGISFEVEQNEVLSIVGESGCGKSTTAKILAGIERQDSGAIYFNGKRHLHFSKQDWFDYRKKVQMIFQDPYSSLNPRWKVGEIIAEPLLLNSHFSKKEIKTKVLEIMQKVGLKLEWIDRYPHQFSGGQRQRIGIARALILHPSVVICDEPVSALDVSIQAQVLNLLLDLQKEMGLTYIFISHDLGVVEHISDKIIVMNQGQIVETGDVDSVISAPKHPYTQKLLNAVPHLEKSMQRFAE from the coding sequence ATGAAGCTCTTAGAAATTAAAGAATTGAAAAAAACCTATGCGATAGACAGGGGACTATTCAAGTCTAAAAGAGTGATTTGTGCGCTCAATGGGATTAGTTTTGAAGTGGAACAAAATGAAGTTTTAAGCATCGTAGGGGAGAGCGGTTGCGGGAAAAGCACGACAGCAAAAATTTTAGCCGGGATTGAAAGGCAAGATAGCGGGGCGATTTATTTCAATGGTAAGCGCCATTTGCATTTTAGCAAACAGGATTGGTTTGATTACCGCAAAAAGGTGCAAATGATTTTTCAAGACCCTTATTCTAGCCTAAACCCTCGGTGGAAAGTGGGCGAGATCATCGCTGAACCCTTGCTTTTAAATTCTCATTTTTCAAAAAAAGAAATCAAAACAAAAGTGCTAGAGATCATGCAAAAAGTGGGCTTGAAATTAGAATGGATCGATCGTTACCCCCACCAATTTTCAGGCGGTCAAAGGCAACGGATCGGCATTGCTAGGGCGCTCATTTTGCACCCTAGTGTGGTGATTTGCGATGAGCCTGTGTCTGCGTTAGATGTGTCTATTCAAGCGCAAGTGTTGAATTTGCTCTTGGATTTGCAAAAAGAAATGGGGCTGACTTATATTTTTATCAGCCATGATTTAGGGGTGGTGGAGCATATAAGCGATAAAATTATCGTAATGAATCAAGGGCAAATCGTAGAAACGGGGGATGTGGATAGCGTGATAAGTGCTCCAAAGCACCCTTATACGCAGAAATTACTCAATGCGGTGCCGCATTTGGAAAAATCCATGCAAAGATTTGCTGAATAA
- the obgE gene encoding GTPase ObgE: MFVDSVEIIIASGKGGPGMVSFRREKFVIKGGPDGGDGGDGGDVYFEVDNNTDTLANFRGTKHHKAKNGAPGGTRNCAGKKGEDKIIVVPPGTQVFVDDELWLDLVEPKERVLALKGGKGGLGNAHFKSATKQQPTYAQKGLEGVEKCVRLELKLIADIGLVGFPNAGKSTLISTISNAKPKIANYEFTTLVPNLGVVSVDEKSGFLMADIPGIIEGASEGKGLGISFLKHIERTKVLAFVLDASRLDLGIKEQYQRLRLELEKFSPTLANKPFGVLLNKCDVVENIDEMTKDFCAFLNLEVQKLEAFGLEPYLGFLHPHLTSDFENNPNEKSALFVLPLSAVSALNVHALKFVLLEALP; encoded by the coding sequence GTGTTTGTAGATAGCGTGGAAATCATCATCGCTTCGGGTAAGGGGGGACCTGGAATGGTGAGTTTTAGGCGAGAAAAGTTTGTCATCAAAGGAGGTCCTGATGGGGGCGATGGGGGCGATGGGGGCGATGTGTATTTTGAAGTGGATAATAATACCGATACTCTAGCGAATTTTAGAGGCACCAAACACCATAAGGCTAAAAACGGGGCTCCAGGAGGCACACGAAATTGCGCAGGCAAAAAGGGCGAAGACAAGATCATTGTTGTGCCTCCAGGAACGCAAGTTTTTGTAGATGATGAGTTGTGGCTTGATTTAGTGGAACCTAAAGAAAGGGTGTTAGCCTTAAAAGGAGGCAAGGGGGGGTTAGGGAATGCGCATTTTAAAAGTGCGACTAAACAACAACCCACTTATGCGCAAAAAGGCTTGGAGGGGGTTGAAAAATGCGTGCGTTTGGAATTAAAGCTCATCGCTGATATAGGGTTAGTTGGCTTCCCTAATGCGGGTAAATCCACGCTCATTTCCACAATCTCCAACGCTAAGCCTAAAATCGCTAATTATGAATTCACGACTCTAGTGCCTAATTTAGGGGTTGTGAGCGTGGATGAGAAAAGTGGATTTCTAATGGCTGATATTCCTGGCATTATTGAAGGAGCTAGTGAGGGAAAAGGCTTAGGGATTAGCTTTTTAAAGCATATTGAGCGCACCAAAGTTTTAGCCTTTGTTTTAGACGCTTCTAGGCTGGATTTAGGTATTAAAGAGCAATACCAACGCTTGAGATTGGAGTTGGAAAAATTTTCACCCACTTTGGCCAATAAGCCTTTTGGGGTGTTGCTCAATAAATGCGATGTTGTAGAAAACATTGATGAGATGACTAAGGATTTTTGCGCCTTTTTAAACTTAGAAGTGCAAAAATTAGAGGCGTTTGGTTTAGAGCCGTATTTAGGGTTTTTACACCCCCATTTAACCAGCGATTTTGAAAATAACCCCAATGAAAAATCAGCGCTCTTTGTCTTACCCCTTTCAGCGGTTAGCGCTCTTAATGTGCATGCGCTTAAATTTGTGTTGTTGGAAGCGTTACCATAA